The window AGCACCCAAGAAGAGGCTTTGCCAAAAGAGTGTTTTGTGATTAGGACCATAAATCCGTCTACCAATGTGAGGGACCACGAGGCCCACAAAACCAATGGGGCCACAGAGAGAGACGAGGCCTGCACACATCAGGGAAACAGCTAGGAAAATGAGGCGTTGGCATTTGCGGATTTGCACTCCACGAGTTGCAGCTAGTTGCTCACAACTAAAGAGTAAATCGAGTTCACTTCGCAATGAGTAGATGATGAACATGGCAGGTAGGACCAAAGGAGCAATGTAGAGCAGGGGCTTGTAGCCAACGATTTGCATTCCACCCATCATCCAATAAACGAGACTTGTGATGTCATCGGGGTTGGCCATGTATTGAATAAAAAGAATGAGGCTATTGAATACAAAGGAAATAGCGACGCCCGCAAGCAAAAGGTCTCCGATGGGAGCTCGCGGACGTAGGCGGTGAAAAATCAAAATAAAGGCGATGGCAATTAGGCAACCCAGAAAAGCAGCTAAGGAATAGAAAACAGAGCTATTCTCATTGATGATTTGGATTTCAAGCATGGTAATAACTGCGACACCCAAAGCAGCACCGCCAGATACTCCTAAGGTAAAGGGGCTAGCAAGCTCATTGCGAAAGAGAGCTTGAAAAGCCATGCCGCCGATGGCGAGTCCGGCGCCACACACCCAACAAAGCAGGATGCGAGGAACGCGAAATTGCCAAAAGATTAAGTGTTGTTGATGCTCAGGATCAAATATGTTAGCTAATTCAATTTCACTAAAGCCATACAAGGGGCACAGAATAAGTGCCAGTAGGCTAAGGAAAAGTGGTAGCTTACTTTTCATCAGATGCTTGTTGCAAAATCTGGCTAAAGTCTTTCATGCTAGCCGAGATCTTGGGTCCTGGAATCATGATGTGAGAATTCCCAATAAAAAATATTTTTTTCTTGCGAACAGCGCTAAGAGTCGGTATTTGTTGCCAGGCTTTAAGTTCTTGCTCTTGTTCTTTTTTACTGAGTTCACGGGGAGTTAAAATGATGATCAAATCTGGATTGGCTAAAATAAGTTCTTCTGCTGGGATTTGATAAAAACTTTTTTCGTTTTTAATTGCGGAAGGAGAATTGAGGCCGGCAAGTATTTCCCCATAAAAACTTTTATTGCCAGCTACCCAAGGAGCAATTTTGCCAGGAGTCGTGCTTAATCGTGAAATAAAGATGAGAGATTTTTTGGGAGTGTTTTTGTGAAGTTTTGCGAGTTCCGCAAAAGTTTGTTTTGTTTGGTCGAGGAGTTTTTGTGCGTCTTTGCGAACTCCACATAATTCTCCAATCTTAAGATAAGATTGATAGATCTTATCTAGGGAGTCGTTGCGGATGCTTAAGGTTTTGATTCCCAATTTTTTTAGGTTGTCGATAGTTCTTTTATCACTATGGAGGGTGATGACGAGGTCGGGGTTTAAAACAACTAAACCTTCAAGCGGAGGGTTCATGCTGCCGACGACAGTGATTTTTTTGCCTGAAGGAGAAGGGGGGCAGTAGTTGGTGATGCCGACCAATTTATCTTCAAGACCTAGTGTATAAAGAGTATCCGTGATGGAAGGAGCTAAGGAAATGATGCGCTGAATAGCTACATGTTCTTTGCCAAAGCTTCTTATGCTTAGTAAGAGAAGGAGTAGTATAAGTTTATTCAGCGACATCATTTTATTTCTACCTTAGAATTCGTGAGTGATTACAAAGCCAGTCACAAAGTTACGCTCTGGCGCAGTATATTCACCGTAAGTTGCGGTGAATTCGTTATATTCTTCATCAAACAGGTTGTTAACTCCACCATAAACAGAGAGCCAGTTCCACGTGTAAGTAACTCGAGCATCCACTGTAATGAAGCTGTCCTGTTTGTCGGAATTATTAGCATAATCCGATTCAGCATACTGATCATCATTCCAGTGAGCATTCATGTTGAGATTCCAACTTTCAATGAAGTCCCAAGAGAAACCAAAGTTGGCAAACTGCTCAGCAACACCAGGAACTGTATTGCCGTCATTGGCATCATTGCTAGGACTATCTTCACCAAGTTCTGCATCCATGTAGGTGTAGTTTACATAAAGTGATAAAGCCTCAGTTGCCTGAAAGTCGAGAGCAAGTTCTGCTCCAGTACGAGTAGTTTCTCCATAGGAGTAGTTCTCTCCAAAGCCCACAGTCGAATCATAGAAGATTTCGTTCTGGGTGTCGATATAGAAGAGCGTTAAAGCACCTAGCCACTGGTCATTAAAGCGGTGTTGAACACCACTTTGCCAAGTTTTAGTAATTTGCGGATCGAGTTCTTCGTTTGGTGGCGTGGGCCAAACCCAGGCACCACCTAACTCGTCAACTCGTTGAGTTCTAAATGAGCGGTCGTAGGAGATGAAAACTTTACTCTCATCAGCATATTTATACGTGAGGCCTGCACTAAATGCATCGAGGTTATTGGTGTCGTAATCTTCGCCATTATTAAGATTCATACGTACGGATTCTCTTCTATAACCTAAATCCAAAAAGAGTGTGTCGTCTAAAAAGGCGCTGGTGTTATAGATGTAGCCACCAGTGGAACGTCGGCTTTTGTCGGGGCCATAATCTTCCATTTTACTGTAACGGTGATCCATACCGACAACAAAAGTATTGTTTACGCCATTCCATCTATCTCTTATAGTGAGCTTAGGTGATAGACTAATATCTTCAGATGTATAAGTGTCGGGAGAGGGACCCCAGGCAGCAGGATAGGTATAATCGAATTCTGCTTCACGGTAATTCATTTGTAATTCAAGGTCGACTTTGTCTGTAATCCAGTACTTGGGCGTAATGCTGATGTATTCTTCGGTTAAATCTCCGTAGTATCCATCATAAGAAGCACTATCGCGTTTGCCGTTTCGAGCTCCTGGTATATCAAAGTGTGACTTACTTTTACCACCAGAAATAGAAAGTTCTAAGTTTTCGAATTCAGTTGAAAGTACACTGAAACCTAATGTCTTAGTTCTATAGCCACTATTGTCATGATAGCCGTCGCTTTCAGTAAAGCTTGAATCAAAGGCGTAATATAGGTCTTCTGCAAAACCCTCAAGGCTAGCGCCGAGTCGGTAGTACTCATAAGACCCAACTTCTGCACTTAATGTTAGGGTGTTGGAATTTTGACTTTCTTTTCTTGTAATGATGTTAATGACGCCACCAGTTGCATTGTCACCATAGAGAACCGAACGTCCACCGCGATAAATTTCGACTCTCTCAACGCGGTTTAAGGGGATGGTGTCGAGGTTCATACCGCTGAGGTCAGGCATGTTAATTTTTCTGCCATCCACTAGAACGAGTGTATTAGCTGATGCAACTTCTCCAAATCCACGAACATCAATGCGATAAGAGCTGGGGGTGTTGAGCTTTTTCTTAACGTCAACACCAGCCTCGTACTTAACGAGTTCGGCCACGTTGCGCGCGTTGCTTCGAGCAATTTTTTCGGGGCCAATGATCGTGACATTAGCCGCCAAAGTCTCTGGAGCTCTTTCACTTCGGCTGGCTGTAATGAAGTGAGTTTCACTAGGAAGAGTTTCATTCTTTGGAGGAGACTCTGCTTGAACTTTTTCACTTTGCGTGAGATTTTCAGCGGGAGTTTGTGTTGGCTTTGTATCCTGAGTTGATTGAGGTTTTTCTTGTGCGATGATTGCACCACTAAGGAATAAACTAATAAAATAGTGTTTATAATTCATTGTATTTCTTATGTATTCTGAAAAATCGTACATGAATAACCAAACTTAAAAAGAGCTTAAGCTCGGCAGAACATTCGTGTGTACTTATTTTCTATTGAGCTTAACCAGTTTCATGTCTCATTTCGCGAAGACAATCAGGCTGAGGTGTTCTGACTTACCTAAATGGCATACAGTGGCGCGTCCGTTCCCGAATCTCACGGGATTCCCCTGTTCATTTAAGCAGGAAAAGCTCAGGATGAGCGCATAGTAGCTTAGCAAATGCTTTAGTCAAGTGATCTTAATTTTAGATGAGATATTTCTGGCCTTCGTCATCAGTGAGGACTTTAAACTGCTTATCAAAGACTTGTGAAAGAAAACGGCCATCTTTAAGACTTTGTGGATTATCATCAAAAATGAGTTCGCCATTTTTTAGAATTAAAATCCTATCAGCATACATAAGTGCTCTATTAATGTCATGGGTTACCCATAAGTAGGTCAGCTTGTGTGACTCTCTCGTTTGTTGAATTAATTGACATATTGAGTCGTGGTGTGCTGGATCTAGACCTGCCGTGACTTCATCTAGTAGAATCAAAGGGCTGGCTTGATAGAGTGCGGAAGCAAATAAAGTTCGTTGCATTTCACCTCCACTTAGGGTA is drawn from Lentisphaera araneosa HTCC2155 and contains these coding sequences:
- a CDS encoding FecCD family ABC transporter permease; the protein is MKSKLPLFLSLLALILCPLYGFSEIELANIFDPEHQQHLIFWQFRVPRILLCWVCGAGLAIGGMAFQALFRNELASPFTLGVSGGAALGVAVITMLEIQIINENSSVFYSLAAFLGCLIAIAFILIFHRLRPRAPIGDLLLAGVAISFVFNSLILFIQYMANPDDITSLVYWMMGGMQIVGYKPLLYIAPLVLPAMFIIYSLRSELDLLFSCEQLAATRGVQIRKCQRLIFLAVSLMCAGLVSLCGPIGFVGLVVPHIGRRIYGPNHKTLFWQSLFLGA
- a CDS encoding ABC transporter substrate-binding protein, which gives rise to MMSLNKLILLLLLLSIRSFGKEHVAIQRIISLAPSITDTLYTLGLEDKLVGITNYCPPSPSGKKITVVGSMNPPLEGLVVLNPDLVITLHSDKRTIDNLKKLGIKTLSIRNDSLDKIYQSYLKIGELCGVRKDAQKLLDQTKQTFAELAKLHKNTPKKSLIFISRLSTTPGKIAPWVAGNKSFYGEILAGLNSPSAIKNEKSFYQIPAEELILANPDLIIILTPRELSKKEQEQELKAWQQIPTLSAVRKKKIFFIGNSHIMIPGPKISASMKDFSQILQQASDEK
- a CDS encoding TonB-dependent receptor, with translation MNYKHYFISLFLSGAIIAQEKPQSTQDTKPTQTPAENLTQSEKVQAESPPKNETLPSETHFITASRSERAPETLAANVTIIGPEKIARSNARNVAELVKYEAGVDVKKKLNTPSSYRIDVRGFGEVASANTLVLVDGRKINMPDLSGMNLDTIPLNRVERVEIYRGGRSVLYGDNATGGVINIITRKESQNSNTLTLSAEVGSYEYYRLGASLEGFAEDLYYAFDSSFTESDGYHDNSGYRTKTLGFSVLSTEFENLELSISGGKSKSHFDIPGARNGKRDSASYDGYYGDLTEEYISITPKYWITDKVDLELQMNYREAEFDYTYPAAWGPSPDTYTSEDISLSPKLTIRDRWNGVNNTFVVGMDHRYSKMEDYGPDKSRRSTGGYIYNTSAFLDDTLFLDLGYRRESVRMNLNNGEDYDTNNLDAFSAGLTYKYADESKVFISYDRSFRTQRVDELGGAWVWPTPPNEELDPQITKTWQSGVQHRFNDQWLGALTLFYIDTQNEIFYDSTVGFGENYSYGETTRTGAELALDFQATEALSLYVNYTYMDAELGEDSPSNDANDGNTVPGVAEQFANFGFSWDFIESWNLNMNAHWNDDQYAESDYANNSDKQDSFITVDARVTYTWNWLSVYGGVNNLFDEEYNEFTATYGEYTAPERNFVTGFVITHEF